One window from the genome of Pantoea cypripedii encodes:
- the hslU gene encoding HslU--HslV peptidase ATPase subunit, translating to MSEMTPREIVSELNRFIIGQDGAKRAVAIALRNRWRRMQLDEELRHEVTPKNILMIGPTGVGKTEIARRLAKLAHAPFIKVEATKFTEVGYVGKEVDSIIRDLTDAAVKMVRIQAIEKNKYRAEEMAEDRILDALIPPAKNNWGQPEHTAEPSAARQSFRKKLREGQLDDKEIEIDLAAAPMGVEIMAPPGMEEMTSQLQSMFQNLGGQKQKPRKLKIKEAMKLLIEEEAAKLVNPEELKQDAIEAVEQHGIVFIDEIDKICKRGQSSGPDVSREGVQRDLLPLVEGCTVSTKHGMVKTDHILFIASGAFQVASPSDLIPELQGRLPIRVELQALTVNDFERILTEPNASVTVQYKALMATEGVNVDFTDDGIRRIAEAAWQVNETTENIGARRLHTVLERLMEDISYAASDLDGESIIIDAEYVGKHLDQLVADEDLSRFIL from the coding sequence ATGTCTGAGATGACTCCCCGCGAGATTGTCAGCGAACTGAATCGCTTTATTATTGGCCAGGATGGCGCGAAACGTGCTGTGGCCATTGCGCTGCGTAACCGCTGGCGTCGTATGCAGCTTGACGAAGAGCTGCGCCATGAAGTCACCCCGAAAAACATCCTGATGATCGGTCCGACCGGTGTCGGTAAAACCGAGATTGCCCGTCGTCTGGCAAAACTGGCGCATGCACCGTTCATCAAAGTGGAAGCCACCAAATTCACCGAAGTCGGTTACGTCGGTAAAGAAGTGGACTCCATCATTCGCGATCTGACCGATGCTGCCGTGAAAATGGTACGTATTCAGGCGATTGAGAAAAACAAATACCGTGCCGAAGAGATGGCGGAAGACCGCATTCTCGATGCGCTTATCCCACCAGCGAAAAATAACTGGGGCCAGCCAGAGCATACCGCTGAGCCTTCTGCCGCTCGCCAGTCTTTCCGCAAAAAACTGCGCGAAGGCCAGCTGGACGACAAAGAGATTGAAATCGATCTGGCGGCCGCGCCAATGGGTGTGGAAATCATGGCCCCTCCGGGCATGGAAGAGATGACCAGCCAGCTGCAATCCATGTTCCAGAATCTGGGTGGACAGAAGCAGAAGCCGCGTAAGCTGAAAATCAAAGAAGCCATGAAGCTGCTGATTGAAGAAGAAGCCGCCAAGCTGGTGAACCCGGAAGAACTGAAGCAGGATGCCATCGAAGCGGTTGAGCAGCACGGCATCGTGTTTATCGATGAGATCGACAAAATCTGTAAACGCGGCCAGTCGTCCGGCCCGGACGTCTCCCGTGAAGGCGTGCAGCGTGACCTGCTGCCGCTGGTGGAAGGTTGTACTGTCTCCACTAAACACGGCATGGTGAAAACCGATCACATCCTGTTTATCGCCTCCGGTGCGTTCCAGGTCGCCAGCCCGTCTGACCTGATTCCGGAATTACAGGGTCGTCTGCCGATTCGTGTGGAACTTCAGGCGCTGACGGTGAACGACTTTGAGCGCATCCTGACTGAGCCGAATGCGTCAGTCACCGTGCAGTACAAAGCGCTGATGGCGACAGAAGGCGTGAACGTTGATTTCACCGACGACGGTATTCGCCGCATTGCCGAAGCGGCATGGCAGGTGAACGAAACCACCGAGAACATCGGTGCACGTCGTCTGCATACGGTGCTGGAACGTCTGATGGAAGATATCTCCTACGCCGCCAGCGATCTTGATGGTGAATCGATCATCATCGACGCGGAGTATGTTGGCAAGCATCTGGATCAGCTGGTGGCCGACGAAGACCTCAGCCGCTTTATCCTGTAA
- the rraA gene encoding ribonuclease E activity regulator RraA — protein sequence MKYDTSELCDIYHEEVNVVEPLFSNFGGRTSFGGQITTVKCFEDNGLLYDLLEENGRGRVLLVDGGGSVRRALVDAQLARLAVQNEWEGIVVYGSVRQVDELEELELGIQAIAAIPAGAAGEGIGESDVRVNFGGVTFFSGDHLYADNTGIILSEDALDIE from the coding sequence ATGAAATACGATACATCTGAACTCTGCGACATCTACCATGAAGAAGTGAACGTTGTTGAACCGCTTTTTTCGAACTTTGGTGGACGCACCTCATTCGGTGGTCAGATAACCACAGTGAAATGTTTTGAAGACAACGGCCTGCTGTACGATCTGCTGGAAGAAAATGGCCGGGGTCGTGTTTTGCTGGTCGATGGCGGTGGTTCGGTGCGCCGTGCACTGGTGGATGCGCAGCTGGCACGCCTCGCGGTGCAAAACGAGTGGGAAGGCATTGTGGTGTACGGATCGGTGCGTCAGGTTGACGAACTGGAGGAGCTGGAGCTTGGCATTCAGGCCATTGCAGCGATTCCGGCCGGTGCCGCCGGGGAAGGCATTGGCGAGAGCGATGTCCGCGTCAATTTTGGTGGCGTGACCTTCTTTTCCGGCGACCACCTCTACGCTGACAATACCGGTATCATCCTGTCTGAAGATGCGCTCGATATTGAGTAA
- the zapB gene encoding cell division protein ZapB, with protein sequence MSFEVFEKLEAKVQQAIDTITLLQMEIEELKEQNNTLKNEVQQSSGNQDALVRENQQLKEEQHVWQDRLRALLGKMEEV encoded by the coding sequence ATGTCATTTGAAGTGTTCGAAAAACTGGAAGCGAAAGTACAGCAGGCGATTGATACCATCACCCTGTTGCAGATGGAAATTGAAGAGCTGAAAGAGCAGAACAATACTCTGAAGAATGAAGTTCAGCAGTCTTCCGGTAACCAGGATGCCCTGGTGCGTGAAAACCAACAGCTGAAAGAAGAACAGCATGTGTGGCAGGATCGGCTGCGCGCTCTGCTGGGAAAAATGGAAGAAGTCTAA
- a CDS encoding MIP/aquaporin family protein: MSQTTNTLTGQCIAEFLGTGLIIFFGAGCVAALKLAGASFGQWEICIIWGLAVSMAVYLSAGVSGAHLNPAVTVALCLFANFEGRKVLPYIVAQVAGAFCAAALVYGLYYNLFFDFEQSHQMVRGSVDSLQLAGIFSTYPNPHISVGQAFLVEMVITAVLMSLIMALTDDGNGVPRGPLAPLLIGLLVAVIGGSMGPLTGFALNPARDFGPKVFAWLAGWGNVAFTGGKDIPYFLVPIFGPLVGACLGAFGYRALIGRHLPVNVPVASKTENQVARAEQRKA; encoded by the coding sequence ATGAGCCAGACAACGAACACACTAACAGGTCAGTGCATCGCCGAGTTTCTTGGTACCGGTTTGATTATCTTTTTCGGCGCGGGCTGTGTTGCTGCACTGAAACTGGCCGGAGCCAGCTTCGGCCAATGGGAAATTTGTATTATCTGGGGTTTAGCTGTCTCCATGGCGGTTTATCTGAGTGCTGGCGTTTCAGGCGCTCATCTCAACCCGGCAGTCACCGTGGCGCTTTGCCTGTTTGCCAACTTTGAAGGTCGCAAAGTGCTGCCTTACATTGTGGCGCAGGTTGCAGGTGCGTTCTGTGCGGCGGCGCTGGTCTACGGCCTTTACTACAATTTGTTCTTTGATTTCGAACAAAGCCATCAGATGGTACGCGGCAGCGTAGATAGCCTCCAGTTGGCAGGTATCTTCTCTACCTATCCGAATCCCCATATCAGTGTAGGTCAGGCATTCCTGGTTGAGATGGTGATTACGGCGGTATTGATGTCTCTCATCATGGCGCTGACCGATGATGGCAACGGTGTACCACGTGGCCCGCTGGCTCCGCTGTTGATTGGCCTGCTGGTCGCGGTGATCGGTGGCTCTATGGGTCCGCTTACTGGCTTCGCCCTGAACCCGGCTCGTGATTTCGGTCCGAAGGTGTTCGCATGGCTGGCCGGCTGGGGTAACGTCGCCTTCACCGGTGGCAAAGATATCCCTTACTTCCTGGTTCCGATTTTTGGCCCGCTGGTTGGTGCCTGCCTCGGAGCTTTCGGTTACCGCGCACTGATTGGCCGTCACCTGCCAGTTAACGTCCCGGTAGCCAGCAAGACAGAAAATCAGGTCGCGCGCGCTGAGCAGCGTAAAGCGTAA
- the glpK gene encoding glycerol kinase GlpK: protein MTTTDKKYIVALDQGTTSSRAVILDHDANIVAVSQREFTQIYPKAGWVEHDPMDIWASQSSTLVEVLAHANIRSDEIAAIGITNQRETAIVWDKATGNPVYNAIVWQDPRTADYCNKLKKEGLEEYIQHTTGLVINPYFSGTKVKWILDNVEGARERAKRGELLFGTVDTWLVWKMTQGRVHITDHTNASRTMMYNIHELKWDERMLEILDIPREMLPEVKGSSEIYGQTNIGGKGGTRIPIAGIAGDQQAALYGQLCVQPGMAKNTYGTGCFMLMNTGTEAVTSTHGLLTTIACGPRGEVNYALEGAVFIGGAAIQWLRDEMKLFSDAADSEYFAQKVKDSNGVYMVPAFTGLGAPYWDPYARGAIFGLTRGVNGNHLIRATLESIAFQTRDVLEAMQNDANTRLQSLRVDGGAVANNFLMQFQSDILGTRVERPEVREVTALGAAYLAGLAVGFWNDLEEVRSKAVIEREFRPSIETTERNVRYAGWKKAVARAQSWEEHEE, encoded by the coding sequence ATGACTACGACAGATAAAAAATACATCGTCGCGCTCGACCAGGGCACAACCAGTTCTCGTGCCGTGATTCTGGACCACGACGCCAACATCGTCGCCGTCTCGCAGCGCGAATTCACCCAGATCTACCCGAAAGCGGGCTGGGTTGAACATGACCCAATGGACATTTGGGCGTCACAAAGTTCGACGCTGGTTGAAGTGCTGGCTCATGCCAACATCCGTTCTGACGAAATCGCCGCCATTGGTATCACTAACCAGCGTGAAACCGCCATTGTCTGGGATAAAGCCACCGGCAACCCGGTTTATAACGCCATCGTCTGGCAGGACCCGCGTACAGCGGATTACTGTAACAAGCTGAAGAAAGAAGGCCTGGAAGAGTATATCCAGCACACCACTGGCCTGGTGATTAACCCGTACTTCTCCGGCACCAAAGTGAAGTGGATCCTCGATAATGTTGAAGGTGCGCGCGAACGTGCCAAACGTGGTGAGCTGCTGTTTGGTACCGTGGATACCTGGCTGGTATGGAAAATGACCCAGGGCCGTGTGCATATCACCGACCACACCAACGCCTCACGTACCATGATGTATAACATTCATGAGCTGAAGTGGGATGAGCGCATGCTCGAAATCCTCGACATTCCGCGTGAAATGTTACCGGAAGTGAAAGGCTCGTCTGAAATCTACGGTCAGACCAACATTGGTGGTAAAGGCGGTACGCGTATTCCGATCGCCGGGATTGCCGGTGACCAGCAGGCCGCGCTTTACGGTCAGCTGTGTGTACAGCCGGGTATGGCGAAAAACACCTATGGTACTGGCTGCTTTATGTTGATGAACACCGGTACGGAAGCGGTTACCTCAACCCACGGTCTGCTGACCACCATTGCCTGCGGCCCGCGTGGCGAGGTGAACTATGCCCTGGAAGGCGCGGTATTCATCGGTGGTGCGGCGATCCAGTGGCTGCGTGACGAGATGAAGCTGTTCAGCGATGCTGCTGACTCTGAATACTTCGCGCAGAAAGTGAAAGACAGCAACGGCGTGTATATGGTGCCCGCCTTTACTGGCCTCGGCGCCCCTTATTGGGACCCGTATGCACGTGGCGCGATCTTTGGCCTGACTCGCGGTGTTAACGGCAATCATCTGATTCGCGCCACGCTGGAGTCGATTGCCTTCCAGACGCGTGATGTACTGGAAGCGATGCAAAATGATGCCAACACCCGCCTGCAATCTCTGCGCGTGGATGGTGGTGCCGTTGCGAACAACTTCCTGATGCAGTTCCAGTCCGACATTCTGGGCACGCGCGTTGAGCGTCCGGAAGTACGTGAAGTCACCGCGCTGGGTGCAGCGTATCTGGCCGGTCTGGCAGTAGGCTTCTGGAATGACCTGGAAGAAGTACGTTCCAAAGCGGTAATTGAACGTGAATTCCGTCCGAGCATTGAAACCACTGAGCGTAATGTCCGCTATGCGGGCTGGAAGAAAGCTGTCGCTCGTGCCCAGAGCTGGGAAGAACACGAAGAGTAA
- the glpX gene encoding class II fructose-bisphosphatase, which yields MKRELAIEFSRVTEAAALAGYHWLGRGDKNAADGAAVNAMRIMLNTIDINGQIVIGEGEIDEAPMLYIGEKVGTGQGDVVDIAVDPIEGTRMTALGQANALAVLAVGDKGSFLHAPDMYMEKLIVGPGAHGAIDLNLPLETNLENIATALGKSLSQLTVSILAKPRHDAVIAQLQQLGVRVFTFPDGDVAASILTCMPDSEVDVLYGIGGAPEGVVSAAVIRALDGDMQARLLPRHQVKGDSEENRRLGEQELQRCAEMGIEAGKVLTLEQMARNDNVIFAATGITTGDLLKGITRKGNIATSETLLIRGKSRTIRRIQSIHYLDRKDAALHPFIL from the coding sequence ATGAAACGAGAACTCGCGATTGAATTTTCCCGCGTTACCGAAGCCGCCGCGCTGGCGGGCTATCACTGGTTAGGACGCGGCGACAAGAATGCTGCCGACGGTGCTGCCGTCAACGCCATGCGTATTATGCTGAACACCATCGATATCAACGGTCAGATTGTGATCGGTGAGGGTGAAATCGACGAAGCGCCCATGCTTTACATCGGTGAAAAGGTGGGTACCGGCCAGGGTGATGTGGTCGATATTGCCGTTGACCCGATTGAAGGCACCCGCATGACCGCGTTAGGCCAGGCCAATGCGCTGGCCGTGTTGGCAGTAGGCGATAAAGGAAGTTTCCTGCACGCACCTGATATGTACATGGAAAAATTGATTGTTGGTCCCGGCGCGCATGGCGCTATCGACCTTAATCTGCCACTGGAAACCAACCTGGAAAACATCGCGACAGCCCTGGGCAAATCACTCAGCCAGCTGACGGTGTCCATTCTGGCAAAACCGCGTCACGACGCGGTGATTGCCCAACTACAGCAACTCGGCGTACGCGTATTTACCTTTCCCGATGGCGATGTTGCGGCATCCATTCTCACCTGCATGCCCGATAGCGAAGTCGATGTGCTGTACGGCATTGGCGGTGCGCCGGAAGGGGTGGTTTCTGCGGCGGTGATTCGCGCGCTGGATGGCGACATGCAGGCTCGCCTGCTGCCGCGTCACCAGGTAAAAGGTGACAGCGAAGAAAATCGCCGCCTTGGCGAACAGGAATTACAACGCTGTGCTGAAATGGGGATTGAAGCGGGTAAGGTTTTGACGCTGGAGCAAATGGCGCGCAACGATAACGTGATTTTTGCCGCTACCGGCATCACCACTGGCGACTTACTCAAGGGCATCACGCGGAAAGGGAATATCGCGACCAGCGAAACGCTGCTGATTCGCGGTAAATCACGCACCATTCGCCGCATTCAGTCGATCCATTATCTGGATCGTAAAGATGCGGCATTGCACCCGTTTATCCTGTAA
- the emrD gene encoding multidrug efflux MFS transporter EmrD, with the protein MLISKTENRRLLLMLIVLVAVGQMAQTIYVPAMAAMADTFNVHSGAIQQVMAGYLITYGGSQLIYGPLSDSIGRRPVILAGMTIFACGALIALFAPSLHILVLGSAVQGLGTGVAGVMARTMPRDLHQGVALRQANSLLNMGILVSPLLAPVIGALLTPLFGWHACFAFLLLLCLGVTAAMARWLPETRPAETPVTPFLRRYATLLSDGHFVRYLLLLIGALAGIAVFEASCGVLLGGVLGLDGLTVSILFILPIPAAFFGAWFAGREQKSWHTLMWYGVNSCLLAGLMMWVPAWFGVMNIWTLLVPAALFFFGAGMLFPLATSGAMEPYAWLAGSAGALIGGLQNLGSGLVAWLSAMMPQRDQFSLGMLMFATALVMLLCWWPLSRHPESGRQTVTG; encoded by the coding sequence ATGTTGATATCTAAAACGGAAAATCGCCGGTTGTTGTTAATGTTGATCGTGCTGGTGGCTGTCGGGCAGATGGCACAAACCATCTATGTACCGGCGATGGCGGCGATGGCAGACACTTTTAACGTGCACAGCGGCGCGATACAGCAGGTCATGGCGGGTTACCTGATCACCTACGGCGGATCGCAACTGATCTATGGCCCACTCTCCGATAGCATCGGGCGGCGGCCGGTGATCCTTGCCGGGATGACGATCTTCGCCTGCGGTGCCCTGATCGCGCTCTTCGCCCCATCGCTGCACATCCTGGTATTAGGAAGTGCCGTTCAGGGTCTGGGTACGGGCGTGGCTGGGGTGATGGCGCGTACCATGCCGCGCGATCTCCACCAGGGAGTGGCGTTACGTCAGGCCAATAGCCTGCTAAATATGGGCATTCTGGTCAGCCCGCTGCTGGCCCCGGTCATCGGCGCATTACTGACGCCGCTGTTTGGCTGGCATGCCTGTTTTGCCTTTTTGCTGTTGCTGTGTCTCGGCGTGACGGCGGCGATGGCGCGCTGGCTGCCGGAAACCAGACCCGCAGAAACGCCGGTGACGCCGTTTCTGCGGCGTTATGCCACCTTACTTAGCGATGGCCACTTTGTCCGTTATTTACTGCTGCTGATTGGCGCGCTGGCCGGTATCGCGGTATTTGAAGCCAGCTGTGGCGTGCTGCTGGGTGGGGTACTGGGATTGGATGGTTTGACGGTCAGCATCCTGTTTATCCTGCCGATTCCGGCCGCCTTCTTCGGTGCCTGGTTTGCCGGACGTGAACAAAAATCCTGGCACACGTTGATGTGGTATGGCGTGAACAGCTGCCTGCTGGCGGGACTGATGATGTGGGTGCCAGCCTGGTTTGGCGTGATGAACATCTGGACGCTGCTGGTGCCTGCGGCGCTGTTTTTCTTCGGTGCAGGTATGTTGTTTCCGCTGGCGACGTCCGGCGCGATGGAACCTTACGCGTGGCTGGCGGGGAGCGCAGGGGCGCTGATTGGCGGTTTACAGAATCTGGGGTCTGGCCTGGTCGCGTGGCTGTCGGCGATGATGCCGCAGCGTGATCAGTTCAGCCTTGGTATGTTGATGTTTGCCACCGCGCTGGTGATGTTGCTGTGCTGGTGGCCGCTCTCACGTCATCCCGAGAGCGGCAGGCAGACGGTTACAGGATAA
- the fpr gene encoding ferredoxin--NADP(+) reductase → MAEWVNAEVKEVKNWTDALFSLRVQAPIDPFMAGQFAKLALEIDGERVQRAYSYVNAPQDPLLEFYLVTVPEGKLSPRLQALRPGDQVMVTKEAAGFFVLDEIPDCQTLWMLATGTAIGPYLSILQQEDGLERFDNIVLVHAARYAADLSFLPLMQQLQQRYQGKLHIQTIVSREEIAGSLHGRVPALIESGALEQAVGLAMDAATSHIMLCGNPQMVRDTQQLLKDNRGMRKHFKRKPGHMSSEHYW, encoded by the coding sequence ATGGCGGAGTGGGTCAATGCTGAAGTGAAAGAGGTAAAAAACTGGACCGATGCCCTGTTCAGCCTGCGCGTGCAGGCCCCCATCGATCCCTTTATGGCCGGGCAATTTGCCAAGCTGGCGCTGGAAATCGACGGCGAACGCGTGCAGCGCGCCTATTCCTACGTCAATGCACCACAGGACCCGCTGCTGGAGTTCTATCTGGTTACGGTGCCGGAAGGCAAGCTCAGCCCGCGGTTACAGGCGCTGCGTCCGGGTGATCAGGTAATGGTGACGAAAGAGGCGGCCGGTTTTTTTGTGCTGGATGAAATTCCTGATTGCCAGACGCTGTGGATGCTGGCTACCGGCACCGCCATTGGTCCCTATCTTTCTATTCTGCAACAAGAGGACGGCCTGGAACGTTTTGACAATATCGTGCTGGTCCATGCTGCGCGTTATGCTGCCGACCTCAGCTTCCTGCCACTGATGCAGCAATTACAACAGCGTTATCAGGGGAAACTGCATATTCAGACCATAGTCAGCCGTGAGGAGATCGCTGGCTCGCTGCATGGCCGAGTTCCTGCGCTTATCGAAAGTGGCGCACTGGAGCAGGCGGTTGGGCTAGCGATGGACGCGGCTACCAGCCACATCATGTTGTGCGGCAATCCACAAATGGTGCGCGATACCCAGCAATTGCTGAAAGATAACCGCGGCATGCGGAAGCATTTCAAACGCAAACCCGGACATATGAGCAGTGAACA